The following proteins are encoded in a genomic region of Hymenobacter siberiensis:
- a CDS encoding DinB family protein: MPDFLSSFPNPDLTTCQAELTRQLALLGRHWPTFAEAELAELPGPGRWSRKEILGHLIDSATHNYQRFVTAQLAPPPLRLEPYDQEAWVRIGAYQHRPAIELLALWTSLNHQILHLLARLPEALLDHECLSLNANPVTLHWLIADYVLHLEHHIRQIINH, translated from the coding sequence ATGCCTGATTTTCTTTCCAGTTTTCCCAACCCGGACCTGACTACCTGCCAGGCCGAGCTTACCCGGCAGCTGGCCCTGCTGGGCCGCCACTGGCCCACCTTTGCCGAGGCTGAGCTGGCGGAGCTACCCGGCCCCGGCCGCTGGAGCCGCAAGGAAATCCTGGGTCACCTCATCGACTCAGCCACGCATAACTACCAGCGCTTTGTGACGGCGCAGCTCGCCCCGCCCCCGCTCCGCCTCGAACCCTACGATCAGGAAGCCTGGGTGCGCATCGGGGCCTACCAGCACCGCCCGGCCATCGAGCTGCTCGCGCTCTGGACCAGCCTCAACCATCAGATTCTGCACCTGCTGGCCCGCCTGCCCGAGGCCCTGCTCGACCACGAGTGCCTCTCGCTCAACGCCAACCCCGTCACCCTGCACTGGCTCATTGCCGACTACGTGCTGCACCTGGAGCACCATATCCGGCAGATTATCAATCATTGA
- the rlmF gene encoding 23S rRNA (adenine(1618)-N(6))-methyltransferase RlmF: MMKPDATPPLAEKDQLHPRNPHRAPYDFPLLSKTSPELAAFARPNPHGSLSIDFANPTAVKALNRALLKHFYGIEHWDIPKGYLCPPIPGRADYVHYLADLLAESNGGVLPPGEEITVLDVGVGANCIYPIIGRREYGWHFVGSDIDGVAVRAAQQIEAANPSLAGSIEARLQPSRTRIFDGLIQAGEVFDLTMCNPPFHASAAAAAAGSQRKTTGLGTGRGPRPVLNFGGQNNELWCEGGEAGFIRRMVQESGRRPRASYWFTSLVSKKETLPGLYRALQTAGATTVRTIEMAQGQKKSRLVAWTFLSLAQQEAWRKTRWAAAQ; encoded by the coding sequence ATGATGAAACCCGACGCTACCCCTCCCCTGGCCGAAAAAGACCAGCTGCACCCGCGCAACCCGCACCGCGCCCCTTACGATTTCCCGCTGCTGAGCAAGACCAGCCCGGAGCTGGCAGCCTTCGCACGCCCCAATCCCCACGGCAGCCTGTCGATTGATTTCGCCAACCCCACCGCCGTAAAAGCCCTTAACCGAGCCCTGCTCAAGCATTTCTACGGCATCGAGCACTGGGATATTCCCAAAGGCTACCTGTGCCCACCCATTCCCGGCCGCGCCGACTATGTGCACTACCTGGCCGACTTGCTGGCCGAAAGCAACGGCGGCGTGCTCCCGCCCGGCGAAGAAATAACAGTACTGGACGTGGGCGTGGGCGCCAACTGCATTTACCCCATCATCGGCCGGCGCGAATACGGCTGGCACTTCGTGGGTTCCGACATCGACGGCGTGGCCGTACGCGCCGCCCAGCAGATTGAAGCCGCCAACCCCAGCCTGGCCGGGTCCATCGAAGCACGCCTGCAACCGTCCCGCACCCGCATTTTCGACGGCCTCATCCAGGCCGGCGAAGTATTCGACCTCACGATGTGCAACCCGCCGTTCCACGCCTCGGCAGCGGCGGCGGCGGCAGGCTCGCAGCGCAAAACGACTGGCCTGGGCACCGGGCGCGGCCCCCGGCCGGTCCTGAACTTCGGCGGTCAGAACAACGAATTGTGGTGCGAGGGCGGCGAGGCCGGCTTCATCCGGCGTATGGTGCAGGAAAGCGGCCGGCGGCCCCGCGCCAGCTATTGGTTCACGTCGCTCGTTTCCAAAAAAGAAACCCTGCCCGGCCTGTACCGTGCCCTGCAAACGGCCGGCGCCACCACCGTTCGGACCATCGAAATGGCCCAAGGCCAGAAAAAAAGCCGCCTCGTAGCCTGGACATTTCTCTCGCTCGCGCAGCAGGAAGCCTGGCGAAAAACCCGGTGGGCGGCGGCGCAATAG
- a CDS encoding aldehyde dehydrogenase family protein, whose amino-acid sequence MNNAAEVPGAAAKPANEFQAQFDALRLRTPALRAEDVAARRARLQKLSSWLHAHRTDIQQALLTDFRKPTAETDLTEIWTSLVELKHTSSHLKKWMAPRKVGASMALLGTRSWVQVEPKGVVLIIAPWNYPFYLAVGPLISAIAAGNAVVIKPAEQTPATSALLRQLCKDLFRPDEVLLLEGGKETATELLKLPWDHIFFTGSPAVGKIVMRAAAEHLSGLTLELGGKNPAVVDATADLRDAAEKIVWGKFLNNGQTCVAPDYLLVQESVQPALLTELTAAIQRAYNPAGAGIEQSDSLARIVNGQHFARLAGLLEDALVQGATVVTGGTLDQGQNYIEPTILTNVPATARVLEEEIFGPLLPVLTFKNLSETAAYVNARLKPLAQYVFTTSAENRRYLLDNISAGGAGVNETVLHFAHPELPTGGVGNSGLGKAHGYAGFLAFSNEKGVMRQRVGFTGIKAMYPPYTSRVKKLVALLVKYL is encoded by the coding sequence GTGAATAATGCTGCCGAAGTGCCCGGCGCTGCCGCAAAGCCGGCCAACGAGTTTCAGGCGCAGTTTGATGCCCTGCGCCTGCGCACGCCCGCCCTGCGCGCCGAGGACGTGGCGGCCCGCCGCGCCCGCCTGCAAAAGCTCAGCAGCTGGCTGCACGCGCACCGCACCGACATTCAGCAGGCGCTTCTCACCGATTTTCGCAAGCCCACGGCCGAAACTGACTTAACGGAAATCTGGACCTCGCTGGTCGAGCTCAAGCACACCAGCAGCCACCTCAAAAAGTGGATGGCCCCGCGCAAAGTGGGCGCGAGCATGGCCCTGCTGGGCACCCGCTCCTGGGTGCAGGTGGAGCCCAAGGGCGTGGTGCTCATCATCGCACCCTGGAACTACCCGTTTTACTTGGCCGTGGGGCCGCTGATATCGGCCATCGCGGCCGGCAACGCCGTGGTCATCAAGCCCGCCGAGCAGACGCCCGCTACCTCCGCGCTGCTGCGCCAGCTGTGCAAAGACCTGTTCCGGCCCGATGAAGTGCTGTTGCTGGAAGGCGGCAAGGAAACCGCCACCGAGCTGCTGAAGCTGCCCTGGGACCATATCTTCTTCACCGGCAGCCCGGCGGTGGGCAAGATTGTGATGCGCGCCGCGGCCGAGCACCTTTCGGGCCTGACGCTGGAGCTGGGCGGCAAAAACCCCGCCGTGGTGGACGCCACCGCCGACCTGCGCGACGCGGCCGAGAAAATCGTGTGGGGCAAGTTCCTCAACAACGGCCAGACCTGCGTGGCCCCTGACTACCTGCTAGTGCAGGAAAGCGTGCAGCCCGCGCTGCTCACGGAGCTCACGGCCGCCATTCAGCGGGCCTACAACCCGGCCGGGGCCGGCATCGAGCAGTCCGATTCGCTGGCCCGCATCGTGAACGGGCAGCACTTCGCCCGCCTCGCCGGCCTGCTCGAAGATGCCCTGGTCCAGGGCGCTACCGTGGTCACGGGTGGCACCCTGGACCAGGGCCAGAACTACATCGAGCCCACCATTCTGACCAACGTGCCGGCCACGGCCCGCGTGCTGGAAGAGGAGATTTTTGGCCCGCTGCTGCCCGTGCTCACTTTCAAAAACCTGAGCGAAACGGCCGCTTACGTTAATGCCCGCCTTAAGCCGTTGGCGCAGTACGTGTTCACTACCAGCGCCGAAAACCGCCGCTACCTGCTCGACAACATTTCGGCCGGTGGCGCGGGTGTGAACGAAACCGTGCTGCACTTCGCTCACCCCGAGCTGCCCACCGGCGGCGTGGGCAACTCCGGCCTCGGCAAGGCGCACGGCTACGCCGGCTTCCTGGCGTTCAGCAACGAGAAGGGGGTGATGCGGCAGCGCGTGGGCTTCACCGGCATCAAGGCCATGTACCCGCCTTACACGAGCCGTGTGAAGAAGCTGGTGGCGCTGCTGGTGAAATACTTGTAA
- the rluF gene encoding 23S rRNA pseudouridine(2604) synthase RluF — protein MPPASLTRLNKFISESGMCSRREADRYIAQGAVLLNGKPAQIGDQVGPRDRVSVNGHKLEPKQAEDAVYLAFNKPVGVTSTSEPGVRGNIVDYVNHAARVFPIGRLDKDSSGLIFLTSDGDIVNKILRAGNQHEKEYVVTVDRILTDRMLDEMAHGIPMLGVVTKRCVIVKETPYIFRITLVQGLNRQIRRMVEHFGYEVMKLERVRIMNVSLKGLPVGDWRELTPEEVAGIMKMVSKSSGTEEASGGRSPKKTKATPQDTLTSDGRPTPRPRKPGPPTMYNPSGTGWWGPRPEKPGASGTKPGLGGTKRPPKAGPGGGGGSRPKSGGAGGPARPKTGTLGTRPAASGKGKSGAGRKGPARPR, from the coding sequence ATGCCTCCTGCCTCGCTCACCCGCCTCAATAAATTCATCAGCGAAAGCGGAATGTGCTCGCGCCGCGAGGCCGACCGCTACATCGCGCAAGGCGCGGTACTGCTCAACGGCAAGCCCGCCCAGATTGGCGACCAGGTAGGCCCGCGCGACCGGGTGAGCGTGAACGGCCATAAGCTGGAGCCCAAGCAGGCCGAAGACGCCGTGTACCTGGCCTTCAACAAGCCGGTGGGCGTGACGAGCACCTCGGAGCCGGGCGTGCGCGGCAACATCGTGGACTACGTAAACCACGCCGCCCGCGTGTTCCCCATCGGCCGGCTCGACAAGGATTCGTCGGGCCTGATTTTCCTGACCAGCGACGGCGACATCGTGAACAAGATTCTGCGGGCCGGCAATCAGCACGAAAAGGAATATGTGGTAACCGTGGACCGCATTCTCACCGACCGCATGCTGGACGAAATGGCCCACGGCATCCCCATGCTGGGCGTGGTCACGAAGCGCTGTGTTATCGTGAAGGAAACGCCCTACATCTTCCGCATCACGCTGGTGCAAGGGCTCAACCGCCAGATTCGGCGCATGGTGGAGCATTTCGGCTACGAAGTGATGAAGCTGGAGCGCGTCCGCATCATGAACGTGAGCCTGAAAGGCCTGCCCGTGGGCGACTGGCGCGAGCTGACCCCGGAAGAAGTGGCCGGCATTATGAAAATGGTGTCCAAATCGAGCGGCACCGAGGAAGCTTCCGGTGGCCGCAGCCCCAAAAAGACCAAAGCCACGCCGCAGGACACGCTCACGAGCGACGGCCGGCCCACCCCGCGCCCCCGCAAGCCCGGCCCGCCCACCATGTACAACCCCTCGGGCACCGGCTGGTGGGGCCCGCGCCCCGAAAAGCCCGGCGCATCCGGCACCAAGCCCGGCCTGGGCGGCACCAAGCGCCCACCCAAAGCCGGCCCCGGCGGCGGCGGCGGTTCGCGCCCCAAAAGCGGCGGCGCAGGCGGCCCCGCCCGGCCCAAAACCGGCACCCTGGGCACCCGCCCGGCCGCCAGCGGCAAGGGCAAATCCGGGGCCGGCCGCAAGGGCCCGGCCCGCCCCCGCTAG
- a CDS encoding phosphatase PAP2 family protein: protein MISLYPRRTSRLFFALLVPLLAHSAGPAQARELAAPAADSAIATALPADTLAAEAQKPKPTRLTPLPMDSLPHIHPRDAKGRITDYTVAPGVTWHYDKPKPFEWAYHIPRDLGQFPGFAFRKENKETLIELAAGSVALWVADQYLVDWSQDVGKRIGLKAASTQKTLIYIPFNVGSANLPFEFNVPDNLNSTFYFLGDGWTHLTVASSFWIYGGIKKDNRALRTSSQLGEAIFSTGLVVQTMKRLTGRQSPYVATKERGEWHLFPSYNTYQNFVPNYDAFPTGHLATAMATVTVIAENYPEYHFIRPVGYGLMGLLGYSMLNNGVHWASDYPVGIALGYAFAKIAVRNGRTRVEQPEATDPTVHGTGFRLLSHPKPWYRRGLFSPYAYGPFTGASWSLRL, encoded by the coding sequence GTGATTTCTCTTTATCCCCGCCGCACTTCGCGGCTGTTTTTTGCGCTGCTCGTTCCCCTGCTGGCCCATTCGGCCGGCCCTGCGCAGGCCCGGGAGCTGGCAGCGCCAGCTGCGGATTCGGCCATTGCCACTGCCCTGCCAGCCGACACGCTGGCCGCCGAAGCCCAGAAGCCGAAGCCGACCCGCCTGACGCCCCTGCCGATGGACTCGCTGCCGCACATCCACCCGCGCGACGCCAAGGGCCGCATCACCGACTACACCGTGGCTCCGGGCGTGACCTGGCACTACGACAAGCCCAAACCATTCGAGTGGGCCTACCACATTCCGCGCGATTTGGGGCAGTTTCCCGGCTTCGCGTTCCGCAAGGAGAACAAGGAAACGCTTATTGAGCTGGCGGCCGGCTCGGTGGCGCTGTGGGTGGCCGACCAGTACCTCGTCGACTGGAGCCAGGATGTGGGCAAGCGCATTGGCCTGAAAGCGGCCAGCACCCAGAAAACGTTGATTTATATTCCCTTCAACGTGGGCTCGGCCAATTTACCCTTCGAGTTCAACGTGCCCGACAACCTCAACAGCACGTTTTACTTCCTCGGCGATGGCTGGACGCACCTCACCGTGGCCAGCAGCTTCTGGATTTACGGCGGCATTAAGAAGGACAACCGGGCCCTACGTACCTCCAGCCAGCTGGGCGAGGCCATTTTCAGCACCGGCCTGGTGGTGCAAACCATGAAGCGCCTCACCGGCCGTCAAAGCCCCTACGTGGCCACTAAGGAACGGGGCGAGTGGCACCTGTTTCCGTCGTACAACACCTACCAGAACTTCGTCCCGAACTACGACGCCTTCCCCACCGGCCACCTGGCCACGGCCATGGCCACGGTCACGGTTATCGCCGAAAACTACCCCGAATACCACTTCATCCGGCCCGTGGGCTACGGCCTGATGGGCCTGCTGGGCTACTCCATGCTCAACAACGGCGTGCACTGGGCCTCCGACTACCCGGTGGGCATCGCACTGGGCTACGCATTTGCCAAAATTGCGGTGCGCAACGGCCGCACCCGCGTCGAGCAGCCCGAGGCCACCGACCCAACCGTACACGGCACTGGCTTCCGGCTGCTGTCGCACCCCAAGCCGTGGTATCGCCGGGGCTTGTTTTCGCCCTACGCCTACGGGCCGTTCACGGGGGCCAGCTGGTCGCTGCGCCTCTGA
- a CDS encoding SDR family oxidoreductase, with amino-acid sequence MIRSKKSRIEELDSIFNLNIIAMFRISRAAVKHLKEGDFIINTASVNGFKGNEMLLDYTSTKGGITAFTRALSLQLIKKGIRVNSVAPGPIWTPFITGIGLLKLPLFGHDVPMGRAGQPSEVAPSYVFLAAEDASYFSSQTRHPNGGSVVNA; translated from the coding sequence ATGATTCGCTCGAAGAAATCAAGGATTGAGGAGCTGGATAGCATCTTCAACCTGAATATTATTGCCATGTTCCGCATCTCGCGGGCCGCCGTGAAGCACCTTAAGGAAGGCGATTTCATCATCAATACGGCTTCGGTGAACGGCTTTAAAGGCAACGAGATGCTGCTGGACTACACCTCCACCAAGGGGGGCATCACGGCGTTTACGCGGGCGTTGTCGCTGCAGCTCATCAAGAAAGGCATTCGGGTGAATTCGGTAGCTCCGGGCCCTATCTGGACGCCCTTTATCACGGGCATTGGCCTGCTGAAGCTGCCGCTGTTCGGGCACGACGTGCCCATGGGCCGCGCCGGCCAGCCCTCAGAAGTGGCCCCGTCCTACGTCTTCCTGGCTGCGGAAGACGCTTCGTACTTCTCGAGCCAGACGCGGCATCCCAACGGCGGCTCGGTGGTGAACGCCTAG